From the Oxalobacter vibrioformis genome, the window CATGCCTCACGCTTAAAGCTGATACCCCATTATCTCATAAAAAAAGGCCGGCCCATCCTTGACGCCGGCCCAATCGCGTTATCATCGCAGCACCGTTATGGTTGGATAATGGTCAGCCTTTTGACATCGATTTCAGGTGATTTCATGAATTCCTTTTCCACTTCACCATAGATCTCGACAATCGTCCTGTCCGTTACCTTCAGGTTATAGAAGTATTTGTCGTCGATTTCCACGCGGATGGCGCCAGTGTCATCCTTGAATTCATAGCGCTCTTTTTTGAGTTTTTTGGTGATTTTGCCGCGCAGCAGCACTTCCTGGTCATCCACCGGATTTTTCAGGACTTCGGCTACCGTCGTCAGGCTGGTTCCCTGGCCTGGCCCCACATACTGCGCATGTGCGATTCCAAAAACACCAATGAGTATGACGGCACAACCCGCCACCATCAGTCTTGTTAACGCCTTTGCCATAAAAACTCCTTTCAAGTTGTCCCAAGAGAAGGGGTTCTCCCCATAGCATACACCAAACCCGGCATCATTCGATGGATTTCTGGTAGTTAGGCTGAGCCTAACTGGAACGGTTTTCCGGAAATTTTCAGGAAACCTCCGCCGGTCCGTGCATCATGCGGAAAAACACGGGTTACGGATTGATAACAGTGAGGCGGAAAACCTCGACAACAGGTGACTTCGTAAAAACGTTATCCACTTCACCGAAAATTTCCACCAGCGTGCTTTCTGTCACTTTCTGGTTGTAAAAGAGCCGTTCATTGATTTTTACCCGGATCGTGCCGCTTGTATCCTTGAATTCGTAATATTTTTTACCGAATTTCTGCGTGATATACCCCTTGAGGATCACCTGCTGGCCATCAACCGGTTTTTTCAGTATCTGCGCGACCGAAGCATCCGCCTTCATCTCGCCCGGCCCCAGGTATTGCGCCTGCGATGCACCGGCAAATACCAGAAAAAGAACAGCTGACAGCACGCTGATTAACGTCTTTACTTTACCCTTCAACATGATTGACTCCCCTCACAATTAAACAAAAAACCACCCTGGCTACCGTTGCGCAGCTCATAGTTTCTAT encodes:
- a CDS encoding NirD/YgiW/YdeI family stress tolerance protein; the protein is MAKALTRLMVAGCAVILIGVFGIAHAQYVGPGQGTSLTTVAEVLKNPVDDQEVLLRGKITKKLKKERYEFKDDTGAIRVEIDDKYFYNLKVTDRTIVEIYGEVEKEFMKSPEIDVKRLTIIQP
- a CDS encoding YgiW/YdeI family stress tolerance OB fold protein, which produces MLKGKVKTLISVLSAVLFLVFAGASQAQYLGPGEMKADASVAQILKKPVDGQQVILKGYITQKFGKKYYEFKDTSGTIRVKINERLFYNQKVTESTLVEIFGEVDNVFTKSPVVEVFRLTVINP